A section of the Oryza sativa Japonica Group chromosome 1, ASM3414082v1 genome encodes:
- the LOC4326337 gene encoding uncharacterized protein yields the protein MLVVTKPGQLPVEFLEPSAAQKLVIGFDCEGVDLCRHGALCIMQIAFPDAVYLVDAIEGGKELIEACKPALESEYVTKVIHDCKRDSEALYFQFGIKLHNVMDTQIAYSLLEEQEGKKRGYDEYISFVSLLADPRYCGMAYPEKEEVRTLLRQDPNFWTHRPLSEMMIRAATDDVRFLLSIHEKMMEKLSKVSLWRLSVRSELYCRCFCINDNKYADWPPLPTVPDEIEPDVYVPEVDILSVLDVPPGKMGRVIGRKGSSIMEVKASCNVEIHIGGAKGPPDRVFIIGPVQEVRKAEAILRGRMLEF from the exons ATGCTGGTTGTTACTAAACCTGGTCAACTCCCAGTTGAGTTTCTTGAACCCTCTGCTGCCCAGAAACTGGTGATTGGATTTGATTGTGAAGGCGTAGACCTTTGCCGCCATGGTGCTCTCTGTATCATGCAG attgcaTTTCCTGACGCTGTTTACTTAGTTGATGCTATTGAGGGTGGGAAAGAACTTATTGAAGCTTGCAAACCAGCACTTGAATCAGAATATGTCACCAAAGTTATTCATGACTGCAAAAGGGACAGTGAG GCTCTGTATTTCCAGTTTGGCATAAAATTGCATAATGTGATGGATACACAG ATCGCTTATTCTCTGTTAGAGGAGCAGgaagggaaaaagagaggaTACGATGAGTACATATCTTTTGTCAGCCTCCTTGCTGATCCCCGATATTGTG GAATGGCATATCCTGAAAAGGAAGAAGTCCGTACCCTTCTAAGGCAG GACCCTAACTTTTGGACGCATAGGCCTTTATCTGAAATGATGATTCGAGCAGCCACAGATGATGTCCGCTTCCTTCTCAGTATACATGAGAAAATGATGGAGAAGTTAAGCAAAGTATCTTTATGGCGTCTGTCAGTTCGCAGTGAGCTATACTGCAGGTGCTTTTGCATAAATGACAACAAGTATGCGGATTGGCCACCTCTTCCAACTGTCCCTG ATGAAATTGAACCTGATGTTTATGTTCCTGAGGTGGATATCCTGTCAGTCTTGGATGTGCCTCCTGGCAAAATGGGGCGTGTTATTGGCAGAAAAGGATCATCAATAATGGAAGTGAAAGCATCTTGCAA TGTTGAAATCCATATTGGTGGTGCAAAGGGACCTCCAGACAGG GTATTCATCATTGGACCAGTGCAGGAAGTCAGAAAAGCTGAGGCTATCCTCCGAGGCCGCATGCTGGAGTTCTAG